The proteins below are encoded in one region of Peromyscus eremicus chromosome 10, PerEre_H2_v1, whole genome shotgun sequence:
- the Ccm2 gene encoding cerebral cavernous malformations 2 protein isoform X3, translating into MEEEGKKGKKYLGQLTSIPGYLNPSSRTEILHFIDKAKRSHQLPGHLTQEHDAVLSLSAYNVKLAWRDGEDIILRVPIHDIAAVSYVRDDAAHLVVLKTAQDPGISPSQSLCAESSRGLSAGSLSESAVGPVEACCLVIMATESKVAAEELCSLLSQVFQIVYTESTIDFLDRAIFDGASTPTHHQSLHSDDSSTKVDMKDTYDAEASTFCFPDPGDVGGLPPLPFCMQASPHSKTVSESELSTSATELLQDYMLTLRTKLSSQEIQQFAALLHEYRNGASIHEFCISLRQLYGDSRKFLLLGLRPFIPEKDSQHFENFLETIGVKDGRGIITDSFGRHRRALSTTSTSTTNGNRTTGSPDDRSAPSEGDEWDRMILDISSDIEALGCSMDQDSA; encoded by the exons TATTTGGGTCAGTTAACATCCATACCCGGCTACCTGAACCCCTCCAGTAGGACGGAAATCCTGCATTTCATCGACAAGGCAAAG CGGTCCCACCAACTTCCTGGACACCTGACCCAGGAGCACGATGCTGTGCTCAGTCTGTCTGCCTACAATGTCAAGCTGGCCTGGAGGGACGGGGAGGACATTATCCTCAGGGTGCCCATCCACGACATCGCTGCTGTCTCCTATGTCCGAGACGATGCTGCCCACCTGGTGGTCCTGAAGACGG CCCAGGACCCAGGCATCTCTCCCAGCCAGAGTCTGTGTGCAGAAAGTTCTAGAGGCCTCAGCGCAGGTTCCTTGTCAGAAAGTGCAGTGGGGCCAGTAGAAGCATGTTGCTTGGTCATCATGGCCACAGAGAGCAAG GTCGCTGCGGAAGAGCTGTGCTCCCTGCTCAGCCAGGTCTTCCAGATTGTTTACACGGAGTCTACCATCGACTTCCTGGACCGAGCCATATTTGATGGGgcctccacacccacccaccaccagTCACTGCACAGCG ATGACTCTTCCACGAAAGTGGACATGAAGGACACTTACGATGCCGAAGCCAGCACCTT CTGCTTCCCTGACCCTGGGGATGTGGGAGGCCTGCCGCCCTTGCCCTTCTGCATGCAGGCATCACCCCATAGCAAGACTGTCAGcgagagtgagctgagcaccagtgcCACGGAACTGCTGCAGGACTACATGCTCACG TTACGTACTAAGCTGTCGTCACAGGAGATCCAGCAGTTTGCAGCGCTCCTGCATGAATACCGCAATGGGGCCTCCATCCATGAGTTCTGCATCAGCCTGCGGCAGCTCTATGGGGACAGCCGCAAGTTCCTGCTGCTTG GTTTGAGGCCCTTTATCCCTGAGAAGGACAGTCAGCACTTTGAAAACTTCCTGGAGACCATTGGCGTGAAAGATGGCCGTGGCATCATCACTGACAGCTTTGGTAGGCATCGCCGTGCCCTGAGCACCACATCCACCTCTACCACCAACGGGAACAGGACCACAGGCAGCCCCGACGACCGGTCAGCGCCTTCggagggagatgagtgggacCGCATGATCTTGGACATCAGTAGTGATATTGAAGCCTTAGGCTGCAGCATGGACCAGGACTCGGCGTGA
- the Ccm2 gene encoding cerebral cavernous malformations 2 protein isoform X2, translating to MEEEGKKGKKPGIVSPFKRVFLKGEKSRDKKAHEKVTERRPLHTVVLSLPERVEPDRLLSDYIEKEVKYLGQLTSIPGYLNPSSRTEILHFIDKAKRSHQLPGHLTQEHDAVLSLSAYNVKLAWRDGEDIILRVPIHDIAAVSYVRDDAAHLVVLKTAQDPGISPSQSLCAESSRGLSAGSLSESAVGPVEACCLVIMATESKVAAEELCSLLSQVFQIVYTESTIDFLDRAIFDGASTPTHHQSLHSDDSSTKVDMKDTYDAEASTFCFPDPGDVGGLPPLPFCMQASPHSKTVSESELSTSATELLQDYMLTLRTKLSSQEIQQFAALLHEYRNGASIHEFCISLRQLYGDSRKFLLLGLRPFIPEKDSQHFENFLETIGVKDGRGIITDSFGRHRRALSTTSTSTTNGNRTTGSPDDRSAPSEGDEWDRMILDISSDIEALGCSMDQDSA from the exons CCTGGAATTGTGTCGCCATTTAAACGAGTATTCCTAAAAGGTGAAAAGAGTAGAGATAAGAAAGCCCATGAGAAGGTGACAGAGAGGCGCCCTCTGCACACTGTGGTGCTGTCCTTACCCGAGCGCGTCGAGCCAGACAGACTGCTGAGCGACTATATTGAGAAGGAGGTGAAG TATTTGGGTCAGTTAACATCCATACCCGGCTACCTGAACCCCTCCAGTAGGACGGAAATCCTGCATTTCATCGACAAGGCAAAG CGGTCCCACCAACTTCCTGGACACCTGACCCAGGAGCACGATGCTGTGCTCAGTCTGTCTGCCTACAATGTCAAGCTGGCCTGGAGGGACGGGGAGGACATTATCCTCAGGGTGCCCATCCACGACATCGCTGCTGTCTCCTATGTCCGAGACGATGCTGCCCACCTGGTGGTCCTGAAGACGG CCCAGGACCCAGGCATCTCTCCCAGCCAGAGTCTGTGTGCAGAAAGTTCTAGAGGCCTCAGCGCAGGTTCCTTGTCAGAAAGTGCAGTGGGGCCAGTAGAAGCATGTTGCTTGGTCATCATGGCCACAGAGAGCAAG GTCGCTGCGGAAGAGCTGTGCTCCCTGCTCAGCCAGGTCTTCCAGATTGTTTACACGGAGTCTACCATCGACTTCCTGGACCGAGCCATATTTGATGGGgcctccacacccacccaccaccagTCACTGCACAGCG ATGACTCTTCCACGAAAGTGGACATGAAGGACACTTACGATGCCGAAGCCAGCACCTT CTGCTTCCCTGACCCTGGGGATGTGGGAGGCCTGCCGCCCTTGCCCTTCTGCATGCAGGCATCACCCCATAGCAAGACTGTCAGcgagagtgagctgagcaccagtgcCACGGAACTGCTGCAGGACTACATGCTCACG TTACGTACTAAGCTGTCGTCACAGGAGATCCAGCAGTTTGCAGCGCTCCTGCATGAATACCGCAATGGGGCCTCCATCCATGAGTTCTGCATCAGCCTGCGGCAGCTCTATGGGGACAGCCGCAAGTTCCTGCTGCTTG GTTTGAGGCCCTTTATCCCTGAGAAGGACAGTCAGCACTTTGAAAACTTCCTGGAGACCATTGGCGTGAAAGATGGCCGTGGCATCATCACTGACAGCTTTGGTAGGCATCGCCGTGCCCTGAGCACCACATCCACCTCTACCACCAACGGGAACAGGACCACAGGCAGCCCCGACGACCGGTCAGCGCCTTCggagggagatgagtgggacCGCATGATCTTGGACATCAGTAGTGATATTGAAGCCTTAGGCTGCAGCATGGACCAGGACTCGGCGTGA
- the Ccm2 gene encoding cerebral cavernous malformations 2 protein isoform X1, with translation MHGNCRQKGRNQDSSKETSLTECPRSSPMENEPGIVSPFKRVFLKGEKSRDKKAHEKVTERRPLHTVVLSLPERVEPDRLLSDYIEKEVKYLGQLTSIPGYLNPSSRTEILHFIDKAKRSHQLPGHLTQEHDAVLSLSAYNVKLAWRDGEDIILRVPIHDIAAVSYVRDDAAHLVVLKTAQDPGISPSQSLCAESSRGLSAGSLSESAVGPVEACCLVIMATESKVAAEELCSLLSQVFQIVYTESTIDFLDRAIFDGASTPTHHQSLHSDDSSTKVDMKDTYDAEASTFCFPDPGDVGGLPPLPFCMQASPHSKTVSESELSTSATELLQDYMLTLRTKLSSQEIQQFAALLHEYRNGASIHEFCISLRQLYGDSRKFLLLGLRPFIPEKDSQHFENFLETIGVKDGRGIITDSFGRHRRALSTTSTSTTNGNRTTGSPDDRSAPSEGDEWDRMILDISSDIEALGCSMDQDSA, from the exons CCTGGAATTGTGTCGCCATTTAAACGAGTATTCCTAAAAGGTGAAAAGAGTAGAGATAAGAAAGCCCATGAGAAGGTGACAGAGAGGCGCCCTCTGCACACTGTGGTGCTGTCCTTACCCGAGCGCGTCGAGCCAGACAGACTGCTGAGCGACTATATTGAGAAGGAGGTGAAG TATTTGGGTCAGTTAACATCCATACCCGGCTACCTGAACCCCTCCAGTAGGACGGAAATCCTGCATTTCATCGACAAGGCAAAG CGGTCCCACCAACTTCCTGGACACCTGACCCAGGAGCACGATGCTGTGCTCAGTCTGTCTGCCTACAATGTCAAGCTGGCCTGGAGGGACGGGGAGGACATTATCCTCAGGGTGCCCATCCACGACATCGCTGCTGTCTCCTATGTCCGAGACGATGCTGCCCACCTGGTGGTCCTGAAGACGG CCCAGGACCCAGGCATCTCTCCCAGCCAGAGTCTGTGTGCAGAAAGTTCTAGAGGCCTCAGCGCAGGTTCCTTGTCAGAAAGTGCAGTGGGGCCAGTAGAAGCATGTTGCTTGGTCATCATGGCCACAGAGAGCAAG GTCGCTGCGGAAGAGCTGTGCTCCCTGCTCAGCCAGGTCTTCCAGATTGTTTACACGGAGTCTACCATCGACTTCCTGGACCGAGCCATATTTGATGGGgcctccacacccacccaccaccagTCACTGCACAGCG ATGACTCTTCCACGAAAGTGGACATGAAGGACACTTACGATGCCGAAGCCAGCACCTT CTGCTTCCCTGACCCTGGGGATGTGGGAGGCCTGCCGCCCTTGCCCTTCTGCATGCAGGCATCACCCCATAGCAAGACTGTCAGcgagagtgagctgagcaccagtgcCACGGAACTGCTGCAGGACTACATGCTCACG TTACGTACTAAGCTGTCGTCACAGGAGATCCAGCAGTTTGCAGCGCTCCTGCATGAATACCGCAATGGGGCCTCCATCCATGAGTTCTGCATCAGCCTGCGGCAGCTCTATGGGGACAGCCGCAAGTTCCTGCTGCTTG GTTTGAGGCCCTTTATCCCTGAGAAGGACAGTCAGCACTTTGAAAACTTCCTGGAGACCATTGGCGTGAAAGATGGCCGTGGCATCATCACTGACAGCTTTGGTAGGCATCGCCGTGCCCTGAGCACCACATCCACCTCTACCACCAACGGGAACAGGACCACAGGCAGCCCCGACGACCGGTCAGCGCCTTCggagggagatgagtgggacCGCATGATCTTGGACATCAGTAGTGATATTGAAGCCTTAGGCTGCAGCATGGACCAGGACTCGGCGTGA
- the Ccm2 gene encoding cerebral cavernous malformations 2 protein isoform X4 has translation MHGNCRQKGRNQDSSKETSLTECPRSSPMENEPGIVSPFKRVFLKGEKSRDKKAHEKVTERRPLHTVVLSLPERVEPDRLLSDYIEKEVKYLGQLTSIPGYLNPSSRTEILHFIDKAKRSHQLPGHLTQEHDAVLSLSAYNVKLAWRDGEDIILRVPIHDIAAVSYVRDDAAHLVVLKTDDSSTKVDMKDTYDAEASTFCFPDPGDVGGLPPLPFCMQASPHSKTVSESELSTSATELLQDYMLTLRTKLSSQEIQQFAALLHEYRNGASIHEFCISLRQLYGDSRKFLLLGLRPFIPEKDSQHFENFLETIGVKDGRGIITDSFGRHRRALSTTSTSTTNGNRTTGSPDDRSAPSEGDEWDRMILDISSDIEALGCSMDQDSA, from the exons CCTGGAATTGTGTCGCCATTTAAACGAGTATTCCTAAAAGGTGAAAAGAGTAGAGATAAGAAAGCCCATGAGAAGGTGACAGAGAGGCGCCCTCTGCACACTGTGGTGCTGTCCTTACCCGAGCGCGTCGAGCCAGACAGACTGCTGAGCGACTATATTGAGAAGGAGGTGAAG TATTTGGGTCAGTTAACATCCATACCCGGCTACCTGAACCCCTCCAGTAGGACGGAAATCCTGCATTTCATCGACAAGGCAAAG CGGTCCCACCAACTTCCTGGACACCTGACCCAGGAGCACGATGCTGTGCTCAGTCTGTCTGCCTACAATGTCAAGCTGGCCTGGAGGGACGGGGAGGACATTATCCTCAGGGTGCCCATCCACGACATCGCTGCTGTCTCCTATGTCCGAGACGATGCTGCCCACCTGGTGGTCCTGAAGACGG ATGACTCTTCCACGAAAGTGGACATGAAGGACACTTACGATGCCGAAGCCAGCACCTT CTGCTTCCCTGACCCTGGGGATGTGGGAGGCCTGCCGCCCTTGCCCTTCTGCATGCAGGCATCACCCCATAGCAAGACTGTCAGcgagagtgagctgagcaccagtgcCACGGAACTGCTGCAGGACTACATGCTCACG TTACGTACTAAGCTGTCGTCACAGGAGATCCAGCAGTTTGCAGCGCTCCTGCATGAATACCGCAATGGGGCCTCCATCCATGAGTTCTGCATCAGCCTGCGGCAGCTCTATGGGGACAGCCGCAAGTTCCTGCTGCTTG GTTTGAGGCCCTTTATCCCTGAGAAGGACAGTCAGCACTTTGAAAACTTCCTGGAGACCATTGGCGTGAAAGATGGCCGTGGCATCATCACTGACAGCTTTGGTAGGCATCGCCGTGCCCTGAGCACCACATCCACCTCTACCACCAACGGGAACAGGACCACAGGCAGCCCCGACGACCGGTCAGCGCCTTCggagggagatgagtgggacCGCATGATCTTGGACATCAGTAGTGATATTGAAGCCTTAGGCTGCAGCATGGACCAGGACTCGGCGTGA